One genomic segment of Pueribacillus theae includes these proteins:
- a CDS encoding ABC transporter permease: MSKFWTVLFHTYISRVKTKSFIISTIITMLFVLAFLNVDKIFALFEDDEVKQVAVIDQTEQLFDPLVKQIEQSGDEIELHKFEEDEKAAEDAIHEGELDGVLILSFNDEGLPEGVLKAGTVTEEKWIGPLENALQQMKVMIATNQLELSPEEVAAIYEPVSFERIAIEEGAKTETEVAQATFIVNFLTILIYMAVLIYGMMIVTDVAQEKSSRVMEILVSSVSPVAQMFGKIFGIALLGVTQIVVLILVGFLSIQSTSNTEDSIANVLQLNQLPVSTLVYAVVFFLLGFLLYATLLAMLGSLVSRVEDANQVVTPVVMLIIAAFFLATFGMNAPESTFITVMSFIPFFTPMLMLMRVGMLQIPVWEIALSIGLLAGTVVLFAIIGARIYRGGVLMYGKTSLKDIKQAIALTKK, translated from the coding sequence ATGAGTAAATTTTGGACGGTTCTTTTTCATACGTATATAAGCCGGGTGAAAACGAAGTCATTCATCATCTCTACAATCATTACGATGCTTTTTGTGCTTGCATTTTTAAACGTCGATAAAATCTTTGCGCTATTTGAAGATGATGAAGTAAAACAAGTTGCGGTTATTGATCAAACCGAACAGTTATTTGATCCGCTTGTTAAACAAATTGAACAGAGCGGCGATGAGATTGAACTTCATAAATTTGAAGAAGATGAAAAAGCTGCGGAAGACGCTATTCACGAAGGAGAGCTTGACGGCGTTCTCATCCTCTCATTCAATGATGAAGGATTGCCTGAAGGTGTTTTGAAAGCAGGTACAGTGACAGAAGAAAAGTGGATTGGCCCTTTGGAAAACGCACTTCAACAAATGAAAGTAATGATCGCAACGAATCAGTTAGAATTGTCACCGGAAGAGGTTGCCGCGATTTATGAACCCGTTTCATTCGAACGGATTGCGATCGAAGAAGGTGCAAAGACAGAGACGGAAGTAGCACAGGCTACCTTTATCGTGAATTTCCTCACGATTCTCATTTATATGGCTGTCCTAATCTATGGCATGATGATTGTAACGGATGTCGCACAAGAGAAATCATCAAGGGTCATGGAAATTCTCGTTTCCAGTGTGTCCCCAGTTGCCCAAATGTTTGGGAAAATCTTTGGGATTGCCTTACTTGGTGTGACGCAAATCGTTGTGTTGATTCTCGTTGGTTTCTTGTCCATTCAATCAACATCCAACACGGAAGACAGTATCGCTAATGTGTTACAGCTTAACCAGCTTCCAGTCTCGACACTTGTATACGCAGTCGTATTTTTTCTACTAGGTTTCTTGTTATATGCGACGCTTTTAGCCATGCTCGGATCACTCGTTAGCCGTGTTGAGGATGCCAATCAGGTCGTTACGCCTGTCGTAATGCTAATTATCGCAGCGTTCTTCTTGGCGACTTTCGGTATGAATGCACCTGAATCGACGTTTATCACAGTGATGTCATTCATTCCATTTTTTACGCCGATGCTTATGCTCATGCGTGTTGGGATGCTGCAAATACCGGTATGGGAAATCGCATTAAGTATCGGGTTGTTAGCTGGAACTGTTGTGCTTTTTGCAATCATTGGCGCCCGGATTTACCGCGGCGGGGTTTTAATGTACGGGAAAACGTCTTTAAAAGACATTAAACAAGCGATCGCACTTACGAAAAAATAA
- a CDS encoding ABC transporter ATP-binding protein: MGLKIEHVTKKYGSFSAVDDLTLEIPEKRMFGLLGGNGAGKTTTFRMVLGLLSPTEGKITWNNAAIDYSKSHIVGYLPEERGLYPKLKVRDQLVYLGRLRGMDKKAILVQMEKWLDRFRVPEYANKRVEELSKGNQQKIQFIAAVIHKPELLILDEPFSGLDPVNVELLKEAVIELNQNGTTIVFSSHRMEHVEELCDQLCILHKGKPVVQGGLREVKRSFGKKNVIVKADFPLDDLQSIPGIVKYKQTVEGAEMQVESEEISQKILEHIAGKGFIRKFELEEPSLHDIFIEKVGVSYE, translated from the coding sequence TTGGGGTTAAAAATAGAACATGTGACAAAAAAATACGGATCATTTTCCGCGGTTGATGATTTAACATTGGAAATTCCAGAGAAGCGGATGTTTGGACTGCTTGGGGGGAATGGCGCAGGGAAAACGACGACTTTCCGAATGGTGCTCGGTTTGCTTTCGCCGACTGAAGGAAAAATCACTTGGAATAATGCAGCGATTGATTACAGCAAAAGCCACATTGTCGGCTATCTTCCAGAGGAACGGGGGCTTTATCCAAAGCTTAAAGTACGCGACCAACTTGTATATCTTGGAAGATTGAGAGGAATGGACAAAAAAGCAATCCTTGTACAAATGGAAAAATGGCTTGACCGCTTTCGGGTGCCTGAATACGCAAACAAGCGTGTAGAAGAACTGTCGAAAGGAAATCAACAAAAAATCCAGTTTATCGCTGCTGTGATTCATAAGCCGGAGCTGCTCATTCTTGATGAACCATTCAGCGGACTTGATCCCGTGAATGTGGAGCTTTTGAAAGAAGCGGTCATTGAACTAAATCAAAACGGAACAACGATCGTCTTTTCAAGCCACCGTATGGAGCACGTCGAAGAGCTTTGTGACCAGCTATGTATTTTACATAAGGGAAAGCCTGTTGTTCAAGGGGGTTTAAGAGAGGTAAAACGATCATTTGGCAAAAAGAATGTCATTGTCAAGGCCGATTTCCCTCTGGATGATTTGCAATCAATCCCTGGCATCGTGAAATATAAACAAACGGTAGAAGGCGCTGAAATGCAAGTTGAAAGTGAAGAAATCTCGCAAAAAATATTAGAACATATTGCAGGCAAAGGTTTTATACGCAAGTTTGAGCTTGAAGAGCCGTCGCTTCACGATATTTTTATCGAAAAGGTCGGTGTTTCCTATGAGTAA
- a CDS encoding Arc family DNA-binding protein → MAKKKSFPLRIDPELYEAIQSWAKDEFRSVNGHIEFLLREAVKRSGRLQGKKKDN, encoded by the coding sequence ATGGCTAAGAAAAAGAGTTTCCCTTTGCGGATCGACCCTGAACTATATGAAGCCATTCAATCATGGGCGAAAGATGAGTTTCGAAGTGTCAACGGGCATATTGAGTTTCTATTAAGGGAAGCAGTGAAACGGAGTGGCAGATTGCAAGGAAAAAAGAAAGACAACTAG
- a CDS encoding RtcB family protein: protein MCLNEGNTVGGVLCADGHYGYSQPVGGVIVYDKQISPSGVGYDIACGNKAVKTNLKYEQIKNVVPAIMDEIANRISFGIGRKNKEKVDHDLFDDPNWDVYKEIGKHEHDQLKKLAKDQLGTVGSGNHFVDLLIDEKTDDVWIANHFGSRGFGHKTASGFLNLANGRKFADRAPGESMEQRPTLIDLDSDLGEMYYNAMHLAGRYAYAGRDYVIEQVLSILEAEPLFEVHNHHNFAWKETHNGKEYIVVRKGATPSAPGQLGFVGGSMGDISVIVRGKDTEENKKAFYSTVHGAGRIMSRTQAAGRMNWKTKKRTGGKITVEQMNEAVKKFGVELRGAGTDESPFVYRKLREVLDAHSGTIEILHVLKPIGVCMAGANEFDPYKD, encoded by the coding sequence ATGTGCTTAAACGAGGGAAATACCGTTGGCGGCGTACTTTGTGCTGATGGCCATTACGGATACAGCCAGCCGGTTGGTGGCGTAATTGTTTATGACAAGCAAATTTCACCATCAGGAGTAGGCTATGACATCGCGTGCGGCAACAAAGCGGTAAAAACAAATCTGAAATATGAACAAATTAAAAACGTTGTACCAGCCATCATGGATGAAATCGCCAACCGAATTTCGTTTGGCATTGGCAGAAAAAATAAAGAAAAAGTCGATCATGATCTTTTCGATGATCCAAACTGGGACGTTTATAAAGAAATTGGCAAGCATGAGCATGATCAATTAAAAAAATTGGCAAAGGATCAACTAGGGACGGTCGGATCCGGCAATCACTTCGTTGATCTGTTAATTGATGAAAAAACAGATGATGTATGGATTGCGAACCATTTTGGAAGCCGTGGTTTTGGACATAAGACGGCGAGCGGTTTTCTTAACTTGGCAAATGGCCGAAAGTTTGCAGATCGAGCACCTGGTGAAAGTATGGAACAGCGACCGACATTAATTGATTTGGACAGTGATTTGGGCGAGATGTATTACAACGCAATGCATCTTGCAGGGCGCTATGCTTATGCTGGCCGTGACTACGTCATTGAACAAGTGTTATCTATTCTTGAAGCAGAGCCGTTGTTTGAAGTGCATAACCATCATAACTTTGCCTGGAAAGAAACGCATAACGGAAAAGAGTATATCGTTGTTCGAAAAGGGGCGACACCGTCTGCTCCTGGACAGCTTGGATTTGTTGGCGGCAGCATGGGTGACATCTCTGTCATTGTCCGCGGGAAAGACACAGAAGAAAATAAAAAAGCCTTCTACAGCACCGTTCACGGCGCAGGAAGGATTATGAGCCGAACCCAAGCGGCCGGAAGAATGAATTGGAAAACGAAAAAACGGACAGGCGGGAAAATTACGGTTGAGCAAATGAATGAAGCAGTAAAAAAATTTGGTGTTGAACTTAGGGGAGCAGGCACAGATGAAAGCCCATTTGTTTACCGAAAGCTTCGTGAAGTATTAGATGCACACAGCGGCACGATTGAAATATTGCATGTCCTGAAACCGATTGGCGTCTGTATGGCAGGCGCGAATGAATTTGATCCTTATAAAGATTAG
- a CDS encoding general stress protein, translating into MKPSVREFTNDQELINAVNELSSQGFDKDNLYVMAHDSDREDRLADQSDANEVGLKELGLGSAVKNLFSSEGDQLRTKLEELGFSEMEAEQYERKLDDGKVLLIVCDDDGKSSGYMSNDSMDSQEPYM; encoded by the coding sequence ATGAAACCATCTGTCCGAGAATTTACGAATGACCAAGAATTGATCAATGCGGTAAACGAACTTTCTTCTCAAGGATTTGACAAGGACAATCTGTATGTTATGGCACACGATTCTGATCGTGAAGATCGCTTAGCAGATCAAAGTGACGCAAACGAAGTTGGATTAAAAGAATTGGGCCTCGGAAGCGCTGTTAAAAATTTGTTTAGTTCAGAAGGTGATCAGCTAAGGACAAAGCTGGAAGAGCTTGGATTCTCTGAGATGGAAGCGGAGCAATACGAAAGAAAATTAGACGATGGGAAAGTGCTGCTAATCGTTTGCGATGACGACGGGAAATCCTCTGGCTATATGTCAAATGACAGTATGGACAGCCAAGAGCCATACATGTAA
- a CDS encoding SPFH domain-containing protein, giving the protein MNEKNAWRLNGFIGVLLIAVFLGLSVFSFYNGSFVPAILLLIVAVILGSGITVIQPNQSVVVIFFGKYLGSIRESGLFLTVPFTLRRTVSLRVRNFNSKRLKVNDVEGNPIEIAAVIVFKVVDSAKAVFDVDNYEEFVEIQSETAIRHVATKYPYDTFEDVELTLRGNAEEVSNELQVELQARLNVAGVEVTEARLTHLAYSTEIASAMLQRQQASAIISARKKIVEGAVGMAQMAIQQLEKDNVIDLDEERRVNMVNNLMVAIVSDKSTQPVINTGSLY; this is encoded by the coding sequence ATGAATGAGAAAAATGCATGGCGGTTAAATGGTTTTATAGGTGTTTTGTTGATTGCAGTTTTTCTTGGATTAAGCGTGTTTTCGTTTTATAATGGCAGCTTCGTTCCGGCGATTCTTTTGTTGATTGTTGCTGTCATTTTGGGAAGCGGCATTACGGTTATCCAGCCGAATCAGTCCGTTGTCGTTATCTTTTTTGGAAAATATCTTGGGAGCATTCGGGAAAGCGGCTTGTTTTTAACAGTTCCTTTTACACTAAGAAGGACAGTATCTCTCCGTGTAAGAAATTTTAATAGTAAACGGCTCAAGGTAAATGATGTAGAAGGAAATCCTATTGAAATTGCCGCGGTTATCGTGTTTAAAGTGGTTGATTCTGCAAAAGCAGTCTTTGATGTTGATAATTATGAGGAATTTGTTGAAATTCAAAGCGAAACGGCGATTCGACACGTAGCAACGAAGTATCCGTACGACACGTTTGAGGATGTGGAGCTTACGTTAAGAGGCAATGCTGAAGAAGTCTCGAATGAGCTGCAGGTGGAATTGCAAGCACGGCTAAATGTTGCAGGTGTCGAAGTCACCGAAGCAAGGCTTACGCATTTAGCGTATTCTACAGAAATTGCGAGTGCCATGCTTCAGCGTCAGCAAGCTTCAGCAATCATTTCTGCTCGCAAAAAAATTGTAGAAGGTGCTGTTGGCATGGCGCAAATGGCTATTCAACAGCTTGAGAAAGATAATGTGATTGATTTAGATGAAGAGCGTAGGGTAAATATGGTCAATAATTTAATGGTAGCCATCGTTTCTGATAAATCGACTCAGCCAGTCATTAACACGGGAAGTCTTTACTAA